In Halovivax gelatinilyticus, the following are encoded in one genomic region:
- a CDS encoding vWA domain-containing protein: MPVVANTPSGTVDDQVDGVQTGPPGDGAGPPGHDRGSNATDIAVADLGSNGSLETVLEATDQLGEVDFDDDTGSIGSEIVSSVNSSVEFYRHVDHIDDREAYEHLGAAQAGLADLVDEVSGYDAETVDNSSERLYAATNRSARLAVVDAALAIERYDDEFRNPGQRQSAESALGNAVDALERADETLSEDPEIVDRERATGHLETAWKHADRAIDVVEDTVDPSLDASVGVAFEHDGTVLVPVEAVLSDVRPYDYDEVDVAVEAGDVDPDPIHLLSPESSGTVATGTTMVDVGSDLENATLTLTASASDDRSVEETVEIEIDEDDVVWTPPDPDEYHEIEVEDEDSGVTVAAGGDGLDERHLSVDDETPSTDDPYRAGPMVRIENRTDVDEATVSIPIDEGAVDRDGNLSVVTWDPHNGEPWQAVETDVDEEAGVATAEVDSFSFFSAFWIDDWEDHTSDTVVLDDGDDNATDPGGDFEKIDLVFVIDESGSMSGDRIENARKGAQRFVGALVDDEQGALAGFDSSARLHHSLTTDHDALNTSIEGISAGGLTNTAAGLNEGLDELERNGWENRTPVIILLADGHTNRGGDPVDVAETAAERGVEISTIGLGDGIDEDELREIAAATGGDFYHVVDAEDLPDTFDRVADNQTGVDLLDTNGDGIPDRVAEMNLSMPTGEPGVVGEPLDIHPTRLDTSSDGILDNETVEIDYRIFEEDNQTKLYASVTYAEHHPARTDTTGDGLSDVDQISGWDIDVIDDHDDAQTTLEIVADPDDDRDPAAFLETREVASNPLVSDTSGNGLADKTERTIGTDPQRVDTTGDGIADDVALDEDYEDPTVFTTTPPTPTLLEYDQWSEVSMPEAGWDPGLNAPEVDTGLDWNFRYTYRIVDPAGVGSYELSREGDVIASGSPAGSTYVNTVTYESFWEGTFTALRGSQSDLFVEDIHGNARQDLLYSQSSFYGEQIHKLPGLGAEHAGMLSGFTHSGAELPELVYSIVTGPGETAEAIESFLEEADAELLVEVVRAIPDHVQQQQRLDNPFTDGGDGCEWESKADDIADGITMPGTLPDHYSDCEKYAIGYYSGYVTHFLASLLYAGTITQAASDSVTVANRLSRASDRVGDLAHVGAASQKTNRVTDQFLRANGGAGGTVADRLIREQGSFGSGQALLAHTQRIGHTKLAQLPGDELRTFLLRHGDGGADLVRHLDVDDAAQVLSQDPAAVSRVLSSADDVSRQANVLTTMNHISRANQVNHADLALRHGDDFIEYANRFGDDAVEVLYRVADPADQRLLLDDSLARTGIVDLYNAQPVAAERVFELYNTRATTAAVRLGDDASIQPLIRVAQQGNIEQLQLVVTRGDRYLWVETPRFDGTVMEALPGFDRATAKELVFDTVVAGSAVELDDGAQYAVAPEEIGFDLDAEEIVIQVDDDGELTSFELE, translated from the coding sequence ATGCCGGTTGTTGCAAATACTCCCTCGGGAACAGTAGATGACCAGGTCGACGGCGTCCAGACGGGGCCGCCGGGCGACGGGGCCGGTCCGCCCGGTCACGACCGAGGGAGTAACGCGACCGATATCGCCGTCGCGGATCTCGGATCTAACGGATCGCTCGAAACCGTCCTGGAGGCGACCGATCAACTCGGCGAGGTCGACTTCGACGACGACACCGGTTCGATCGGGAGCGAGATCGTTTCCTCCGTCAACTCGTCCGTCGAGTTCTACCGACACGTCGACCACATCGACGATCGCGAGGCCTACGAACACCTCGGCGCGGCACAGGCGGGACTCGCCGATCTCGTCGACGAGGTGAGCGGATACGATGCCGAGACGGTCGACAACTCGAGCGAACGACTGTACGCGGCGACGAACCGAAGCGCGCGACTCGCCGTCGTCGACGCCGCTCTCGCGATCGAACGGTACGACGACGAGTTTCGAAATCCGGGACAACGCCAGAGTGCAGAGAGCGCGCTCGGAAACGCCGTTGACGCACTCGAGCGAGCCGACGAGACCCTCAGCGAGGACCCGGAGATCGTCGATCGCGAACGCGCGACCGGCCACCTCGAAACCGCCTGGAAACACGCGGACCGGGCGATCGACGTCGTCGAAGATACCGTCGACCCGTCCCTCGATGCGTCGGTAGGCGTGGCGTTCGAGCACGACGGGACGGTGCTCGTTCCGGTCGAAGCCGTCCTCAGCGACGTCCGACCGTACGACTACGACGAAGTCGACGTAGCCGTCGAGGCTGGCGACGTCGATCCGGACCCGATCCACCTGCTGTCTCCCGAATCGAGCGGGACGGTAGCGACCGGAACGACGATGGTCGACGTCGGATCGGATTTAGAGAACGCGACGCTTACCCTTACGGCGTCGGCATCGGACGACCGGTCCGTCGAGGAGACGGTTGAGATCGAAATCGACGAGGACGATGTCGTCTGGACACCGCCAGATCCTGACGAATATCACGAAATCGAGGTCGAAGACGAGGACTCCGGAGTGACGGTCGCGGCCGGCGGTGACGGGCTTGACGAACGTCACCTCAGCGTCGACGACGAGACGCCGTCGACTGACGATCCGTATCGCGCGGGACCGATGGTCCGCATCGAGAACCGAACCGACGTAGACGAGGCGACCGTTTCCATCCCGATAGACGAGGGCGCGGTAGATCGAGACGGGAACCTCTCGGTCGTCACCTGGGATCCCCACAACGGCGAACCGTGGCAGGCCGTCGAAACCGACGTAGACGAGGAAGCCGGCGTCGCCACGGCGGAAGTGGACTCCTTTTCTTTCTTCTCGGCGTTCTGGATAGACGACTGGGAAGACCACACCAGCGATACCGTCGTACTCGACGACGGCGACGACAACGCGACCGATCCGGGTGGAGACTTCGAGAAGATCGATCTCGTGTTCGTGATCGACGAGAGCGGGAGCATGAGTGGCGACCGAATCGAGAACGCTCGGAAGGGGGCACAGCGATTCGTGGGCGCGCTCGTCGACGACGAGCAGGGTGCCCTCGCCGGGTTCGATTCTTCCGCTCGGCTCCACCACTCGCTGACGACCGACCACGACGCGCTCAACACGAGTATCGAGGGGATTTCCGCGGGCGGGTTGACCAACACCGCCGCCGGATTGAACGAGGGGCTCGACGAACTCGAACGAAACGGCTGGGAGAACCGCACGCCGGTGATTATCCTGCTGGCTGACGGTCACACGAACCGCGGCGGGGATCCAGTCGACGTCGCAGAGACTGCCGCCGAACGCGGCGTCGAGATCAGCACCATCGGACTGGGTGATGGAATTGACGAAGACGAACTCCGTGAGATCGCCGCCGCCACGGGCGGAGACTTCTACCACGTCGTGGACGCGGAGGACCTGCCCGACACGTTCGATCGCGTCGCCGATAATCAGACCGGCGTTGACCTGCTCGATACCAACGGCGACGGAATCCCTGACCGGGTCGCAGAGATGAACCTTTCGATGCCGACCGGCGAGCCGGGCGTCGTCGGCGAACCGCTCGATATCCATCCGACCAGACTCGACACGAGTAGCGACGGCATCCTCGACAACGAAACCGTCGAGATCGACTACCGAATCTTCGAGGAGGACAATCAGACGAAGCTGTACGCGTCGGTCACCTACGCCGAACACCACCCGGCACGGACGGACACGACCGGCGACGGTCTGAGCGACGTCGATCAGATTTCCGGATGGGACATCGACGTGATCGACGATCACGACGACGCCCAGACGACGCTCGAAATCGTCGCCGATCCGGACGATGATCGGGATCCGGCGGCGTTCCTGGAGACGCGCGAGGTCGCTTCGAATCCGCTGGTGAGCGATACCAGCGGCAACGGTCTGGCCGACAAAACCGAACGGACGATCGGCACGGATCCCCAGCGAGTCGATACGACTGGCGATGGCATCGCAGACGACGTGGCGCTCGACGAGGACTACGAGGATCCGACGGTCTTCACGACGACGCCACCGACGCCGACACTGCTCGAGTACGATCAGTGGTCCGAGGTGTCGATGCCGGAGGCTGGCTGGGATCCAGGTCTAAATGCGCCGGAGGTCGATACCGGGCTCGACTGGAACTTCCGATACACCTACCGGATCGTGGATCCGGCCGGGGTCGGTAGCTACGAACTGAGCCGAGAGGGAGACGTCATCGCCAGCGGATCGCCCGCCGGTTCGACCTACGTCAACACGGTAACGTACGAGTCGTTCTGGGAGGGAACGTTCACGGCGCTCCGCGGCTCTCAGTCCGACCTCTTCGTCGAGGACATCCACGGAAACGCCCGCCAGGACCTTCTGTACAGTCAGTCGTCGTTCTACGGCGAGCAGATCCACAAACTCCCCGGTCTGGGAGCCGAGCACGCCGGAATGCTCTCCGGGTTCACCCACTCCGGTGCGGAGCTTCCGGAGTTAGTCTATAGCATCGTCACCGGCCCCGGGGAGACCGCCGAGGCGATCGAATCGTTCTTGGAAGAAGCCGACGCGGAGTTGCTCGTCGAAGTGGTACGCGCCATTCCGGATCACGTCCAACAGCAACAACGCCTCGACAACCCGTTCACCGACGGTGGCGACGGCTGTGAGTGGGAATCGAAGGCCGACGACATCGCCGACGGAATCACCATGCCCGGAACGCTGCCCGATCACTACTCCGATTGTGAGAAGTACGCGATCGGCTACTACAGCGGATACGTCACGCACTTCCTCGCGTCGCTCCTCTACGCCGGGACGATCACGCAGGCCGCCTCCGACTCCGTAACTGTCGCGAACCGCCTCTCTCGGGCGTCAGACAGGGTCGGTGACCTCGCCCACGTCGGTGCGGCGAGTCAAAAGACGAACCGGGTGACCGACCAGTTCCTGCGGGCAAACGGCGGCGCCGGCGGAACGGTTGCCGATCGGCTCATCCGGGAGCAGGGTAGCTTCGGATCCGGACAGGCGCTGCTCGCACACACCCAGCGAATCGGACACACCAAGCTCGCTCAGCTACCCGGAGACGAACTCAGGACGTTCCTCCTCAGACACGGCGACGGTGGGGCAGACCTCGTCCGGCACCTGGACGTCGACGACGCAGCCCAGGTGCTCTCACAGGATCCGGCGGCCGTCTCGCGCGTTCTGAGCAGTGCTGATGACGTCTCGAGACAGGCGAACGTGCTGACTACCATGAACCACATCAGCCGGGCGAACCAGGTCAACCACGCCGACCTCGCGCTCCGTCACGGCGACGACTTCATCGAGTACGCCAACCGCTTCGGTGACGATGCGGTCGAGGTTCTCTACCGGGTGGCGGATCCCGCCGACCAGCGACTGCTGCTCGACGACTCCCTCGCACGAACCGGTATCGTCGATCTGTACAACGCTCAACCCGTCGCGGCCGAACGCGTGTTCGAGCTGTATAACACCCGGGCGACCACCGCCGCGGTTAGACTCGGTGACGACGCGTCGATCCAGCCACTGATCAGGGTCGCCCAGCAGGGCAACATCGAGCAACTGCAGCTGGTGGTCACGCGCGGCGACCGGTACCTCTGGGTCGAGACGCCGCGATTCGACGGGACCGTGATGGAGGCACTCCCCGGCTTCGATCGAGCGACCGCCAAGGAGCTCGTCTTCGATACCGTCGTGGCCGGCTCGGCGGTGGAACTCGACGACGGAGCGCAGTACGCGGTCGCGCCCGAGGAGATCGGCTTCGATCTCGACGCCGAAGAGATCGTGATACAGGTCGACGACGACGGCGAACTCACGTCGTTCGAACTCGAGTAA
- a CDS encoding lamin tail domain-containing protein, giving the protein MRRFVRRARWRQLEPTSRDADMADGLAAAVHDPLWMLSRQWHVGELRGEDAGSPVDIDISVEHDGLDRFERRGDGDGAVVAYDGGPLESAIERERVLTNDPPARLAVEAGRAFLELLEAEGFDDDGEPYVARDFDGDDPDVLLSEPDEALPETERTFFRVMAGRTVDGAAVFESLNAAREGESYDFETVPLPKGCEPETIDADDESAYEDAADEFCEWYLDLFDEPDDDGDAWRPTRLEYDGAVATGSGADENTFEMNGYPGGRLSWHAFTPSDDELEAIDDDDGATSDGDGDSAQPGDGASETPDEWLVPTPVTVPGMPTPRWWEVEDAGLLFGDVSVDGLNLVRLLVQEFAVTYGNDWFSLPLEDVPIGSLTRIPSMTVTDSFGIVEDVESAENDDWRLFSHDLPNDDHHQGLFLPPTVSDAIESDPVEQVVFGRDPMANLVFALERLVEGPTGEPIERAEFTQPGVEISRAVADADPTEEFVELHNPGDDVYAAETLHLASETNGERDRYVRLTDWSIEPGERVRLYTGSADARDGIGAELDESTLQDAHAVALVRAVTADDGNDDENEDSDDEGENVGDDEPDGETDNPEYLTVAKRPLRTVAESDADYRLANEIPDHWFPLTVEREAELFGEDVDPDDWDDLDEWEYRLLLSVVLDANSLDRPIDEIPMPRGRILDPDPETLPDGEDVLKLFEETITRSGRTADRRYQYVHWADGTVHCWSGRTVRPGYGELASALRFDVLDDSG; this is encoded by the coding sequence ATGAGACGGTTCGTCCGTCGCGCCCGTTGGCGGCAGTTAGAGCCGACGAGTCGCGACGCGGACATGGCAGATGGACTCGCCGCGGCGGTGCACGATCCGCTGTGGATGCTGAGTCGACAGTGGCACGTCGGTGAACTCCGGGGCGAAGATGCCGGCTCGCCGGTCGACATCGACATCAGCGTCGAACACGACGGGCTGGACCGGTTCGAGCGGCGCGGTGATGGTGACGGAGCGGTCGTGGCGTACGATGGCGGCCCGCTGGAATCGGCGATCGAACGCGAGCGCGTACTTACCAACGACCCGCCGGCTCGTCTCGCCGTCGAGGCGGGCCGTGCCTTTCTCGAACTGCTCGAAGCTGAGGGGTTCGACGACGACGGGGAACCCTACGTCGCGAGGGATTTCGACGGCGACGATCCGGACGTGTTGCTCTCCGAACCGGACGAGGCGCTCCCCGAGACCGAACGAACCTTCTTCCGGGTGATGGCTGGACGAACCGTCGACGGCGCTGCGGTGTTCGAATCGCTGAACGCAGCTCGCGAGGGCGAGTCGTACGATTTCGAAACCGTTCCACTCCCGAAGGGGTGTGAACCGGAGACGATCGACGCGGACGACGAGTCGGCGTACGAGGACGCTGCCGACGAGTTCTGCGAGTGGTACCTCGACCTGTTCGACGAACCGGACGACGACGGCGACGCCTGGCGCCCGACGCGTCTCGAGTACGACGGCGCCGTTGCAACCGGATCGGGCGCCGACGAGAACACGTTCGAGATGAACGGCTATCCGGGTGGCCGACTCTCCTGGCACGCCTTCACGCCATCGGACGACGAACTCGAAGCAATCGATGACGACGATGGGGCGACGAGCGATGGTGACGGCGATAGCGCGCAACCGGGCGACGGCGCGAGCGAGACGCCGGACGAGTGGCTCGTTCCCACACCGGTGACCGTCCCGGGGATGCCGACGCCCCGGTGGTGGGAGGTCGAGGACGCCGGACTACTCTTCGGTGACGTGAGCGTCGACGGGTTGAATCTGGTTCGCCTTCTGGTCCAGGAGTTCGCCGTGACCTACGGTAACGACTGGTTCAGCCTGCCGCTCGAGGACGTTCCAATCGGATCGCTCACTCGCATTCCGTCGATGACGGTCACCGATTCGTTCGGCATCGTCGAGGACGTCGAGAGCGCCGAAAACGACGACTGGCGGCTGTTCAGCCACGACCTTCCCAACGACGACCACCACCAGGGGTTGTTCCTTCCGCCGACCGTCTCGGACGCCATCGAGAGCGATCCGGTCGAGCAGGTGGTGTTCGGTCGCGATCCGATGGCAAACCTCGTCTTCGCGCTCGAACGGCTCGTCGAAGGGCCAACGGGCGAGCCGATCGAGCGCGCGGAGTTTACCCAGCCCGGCGTCGAGATTTCGCGTGCAGTGGCCGACGCCGATCCCACCGAGGAGTTCGTCGAACTACACAACCCCGGCGACGACGTGTATGCAGCCGAGACGCTTCACCTGGCGAGCGAGACGAACGGAGAACGCGACCGGTACGTCCGCCTCACGGACTGGTCGATCGAACCGGGTGAACGGGTTCGCCTCTACACCGGGAGCGCCGACGCACGGGACGGAATCGGGGCCGAACTGGACGAGAGTACGTTGCAGGACGCCCACGCGGTCGCACTCGTTCGAGCCGTCACGGCCGATGACGGTAACGACGATGAGAACGAGGATAGCGACGACGAAGGCGAGAACGTGGGTGACGACGAACCGGACGGCGAAACGGACAACCCGGAGTACCTGACCGTCGCGAAACGGCCGTTGCGGACCGTCGCGGAGTCAGACGCGGACTACCGGCTCGCGAACGAGATTCCCGACCACTGGTTCCCGCTCACCGTCGAGCGAGAGGCGGAGCTATTCGGTGAGGACGTAGATCCGGATGACTGGGACGACCTTGACGAGTGGGAGTACCGGCTCTTGCTCTCGGTGGTGCTCGACGCAAACTCGCTCGACCGACCGATCGACGAGATTCCGATGCCCCGGGGCCGAATCCTGGATCCGGATCCAGAAACGCTCCCGGATGGGGAAGATGTTCTGAAGCTGTTCGAAGAAACGATTACCCGGAGCGGTCGCACGGCCGACCGTCGCTACCAGTACGTCCACTGGGCGGACGGGACGGTCCATTGCTGGTCCGGACGGACGGTCCGACCTGGGTACGGTGAACTCGCCAGCGCGCTTCGATTCGACGTGCTCGACGACTCCGGGTGA